The proteins below come from a single Leptotrichia sp. oral taxon 223 genomic window:
- a CDS encoding YdcP family protein: MELKYVIPNMEKTFGNLEFAGEDKVIQRRINGQLTVLSRSYNLYSDVQRADDIVVTLPAEAGEKNFAFEEKVKLINPRIKAEGYKIGTRGFTNYILEADDMIKA; encoded by the coding sequence ATGGAACTAAAATATGTTATTCCCAACATGGAAAAGACTTTTGGAAACTTGGAGTTTGCCGGTGAGGATAAGGTCATACAAAGAAGAATCAACGGACAGCTTACCGTTTTATCAAGAAGCTATAACCTCTATTCCGATGTGCAGAGAGCAGACGATATTGTGGTAACACTTCCGGCAGAAGCAGGCGAAAAGAACTTTGCCTTTGAGGAAAAAGTAAAGCTCATCAATCCCCGTATCAAAGCAGAGGGATACAAAATCGGCACACGAGGTTTTACCAATTATATTTTGGAAGCAGACGACATGATAAAAGCATAG